The Anastrepha obliqua isolate idAnaObli1 chromosome 5, idAnaObli1_1.0, whole genome shotgun sequence DNA window TTCAAAGTCGCAAGTGTTGAGCAGTACACTGGTCGCAGGCAGTAACGATGTTACGGGCACTGCAAGTACCACACAAAAACGTGCGATCAGCTCCTATGTGGTGCACAGTCTTTACACTGGTGGCATAGCACCCTACGACATCGGTCTCGTGTACACTGCAACAGCTTTTCAATGGACCAGTGCAGTGAAGCCAGTCACGTTGCCATCATCTGGAGTAGTTCCAACAGGAAGTGCAGATTTATATGGCTGGGGTTCGACATCAACTACAACAGTACCATCTTATCCCACTATGCTACAAGTGGCCAAGAATATACCCATTATTAGTGAATCCGCATGTGTGAGTGCACTAGGAACCAAAGGTGCTGATGTTCATTCAACGAATATATGCACTGGGCCACTATCTGGAGGCATTGGAATTTGTACATCTGACTCGGGTGGTCCATTGGTTCAAACATCGAACGGTGAAACTATTCTAATTGGCATTGTTTCATGGGGAAAGATACCATGTGGTCAACCTAATTCGCCATCAGTGTACGTGCAAGTATCTGACTTCATTTCATGGATTTCTTCCAACCAGTAAATAAAATAGTCGAGCCAATATTCAGGAAATTAAATGATGTAATAAAGATATAACGAAAATGAACGCATTTGTGAACGCTCTAAAGcgcattgcattttttgccTAAGAGCAGACAAGTTTTTGCATTTATAGATTTGTTTAAGGTTtatttatatagggtgatcaatcatgaggtgcttttttcaatagttaaaaaaaaacaaaaatgtaaattatgttcaaaacctttatttatcatttgaaaggacattctttgacatttactttttgaatatgacttcattcaaatgttggccgcaactacgcttaaggtggtccattctgaaggtccaattttcaatcactcgttcgagcatttcgactggtatgtcgtgaataacacgcgtaatgttggcttccagagcttcaatcgtagctggtttatcagcatagaccttggacttcacgaatccccaaagaaaaaagtccaaaggtgtgatatcacaagatcttggtggccaactcacaggtcctaaacgtgaaatcagctgctctccgaaatgacttctcaataaagtcattgtttcacgagctgtatggtaacagaacgctgattttcataatacagttgaacaatttgtagacgttgttgcggtgtgagtctttccatgatgaaatgccaaacgctgttcaacaaatccacgatgacagtttgccacaactcgcgcgcgatctgtaaaaaaaacgcaaatgaaaaaaactcctcttaattgatcaccctctACAAGCTGGTATTATCCATAGTAAGGTAATCAGgtgtccgccgtagccgaatgggttggtgcatgactagcATTCGAGAGAgtgtaggtttgaatctccgtgcatgaaacaccaaaatgaagaaggtTTTTGTaacagcggtcgtccctcggcagacaataacAGGCCGccaagtgaatttctgccatgaaaaaggtcctcataaaataCCATTTGGCATTCGGATTcggcttaaggggttaggggtagtcagaggaccgaaaaaatgatgattttcacgaatttttttttgctacttaattaattaatttaacaaaaataaaaacatagcataaaaacatcatgttttaacttgacttcaccaaaatttcaaaaaaaaaaaaattaaaattgcaaaagttatcgctgtttgtgtgaagcccgtttctccagaagtcccttgcggtgaacatcacaagtccttgcagattcatctaaaaccaatcggacaagaaaaattagttttattaatagataatcttgtgcctgatcgaagctttttttttgtttttcaaaatgaacaaaatggcggcctcagaaaattttttccagattttggaaaaaaaaccaacagttaattgttaaaaaaaaatcgaaatttttgaaaaaaaaaaatccttcgatcaggcacaagttttttatgtttttcaaaagctgtataaattttattgaaatctacgtagcggtttttaagttacagtgttcaccagtttgaaaaacatagttttgagaaaaacgcatttaaagttttgctatcggctccggagcggccgagcgccctttgttaattgttgaataacttgaaaagtatttgtcggattcacttcaaatttttacacaatatttttaaaacattatactttaagaaaatgcaaaaaaaagaaaatcgattttttgaaaattctgactacccctaaccccttaaagctgTAGCTtcccgccatttgtggaaccaaaTCAAGACCAAGAGACgtacgctacaaataggaggaggagctcggccaaacaccttacagaattgtacgcgccaattaactatttttatgtttaaatcAGGTGTAATGATATTTTATTAAGTGTACCAGGTAGCAATGCAACTGTTTTGGGTATGCAGATTTGGCAGTTAaacacaagaatgatagaataagaGATTGTAAATGAAGGTACCTatttgaagaggaagagtaagcgaaagcaatagaaactaccgaatgcgaaaaacaaaaatatatatacacatgcacacacactttcttgccacggcagcatatgtatatacacaggtttttaacttcaaattaaagttttttgatttcaaattaaatttttttaaaagtcaattaaagtttttttatttcaaattaattttttttaattcaaattaaagatttttaatttcaaattaaagtttattaatgtaattttgaatatttacaatacaaaaTGAATACTAACTAGAATAAGaaccaaaaaaagttaaataaagcaatttggACAAAGCATTCAATGCAACGGTTGTTCTGCTACAGCCAACGGTAGTTTCCTAAACATGTCAACGCAATAATTGTTGCAATCAGTAGAAGTaagtaagaagaagaagctggtatatattctcacagacttaaaattgaaagatctgtgcgtctctctaatgcttgcagtgtctaTCAGGCGGAAGTagtggcaattggggaagcttgtaggctactaatcgtaGATCCATCTTTTAAGGGcagtatcgctattctttcgcatagccaagctgcaatccgggcactgggttcagctacaaccacctctaaagtggtggagcaaagcaggaatagcctcaccaccttgagcgaaaaccataaagttaccttaatctgggtcccgggacatcggagcaacgaaggtaatgaaaaagcgggtgaactggcaagaagaggatctgccatgaataacgctcttgcagaaacGGTATTCCCACCGCTAGGTAcagtcaagagtgcaatttccataaaataccttcgaatcgcggattgtagatggagagaccagacgaaatgcaaaattagcagaacgttatggcccacctacaacctgaAACAATCctcaatattgttaaacatgaaaggacgggacgcctggagactaatggcagtcataactggcttttggtctgtgggagaacaagcagccaaaatgggcatccctcacaacacatactgtcacagttgtaaacaaccggagaaaaaggaaacaatcttccatttcctctgcgaatgccctgccctatggaaggacagaatgttaaccctgggtaaaccgctgttcgagagtctggaacagctgtctagcttagatgtcaacaacctgataaggttcctgaaccgcacagactggatatagtcatgctgtaaataactggtaaacaagttggtaacgaggatgtggcaacaaaatggtgcggaagcgctagttggattctgaaagaatcaccacttaaaccaaccaaccaagaagTAACAGTGGTCATTGATTCTTCAATAATCTGTaccaaattttgattattttagcaaatttcgtgcaggcaattttatttttgaaaataccttTTCTATAGGTTTTAACATGGGGGAATATGGTTATAGAAAAATTAACGTATGATTAGTCTCACTAATC harbors:
- the LOC129249480 gene encoding trypsin-like, which encodes MALGRSVLIIPVLFCQCILGLAEPETLVCGRVVGGVSAATDAAPYIVSLQAGSVHYCAGSILNANWVVTAAHCLTSKSQVLSSTLVAGSNDVTGTASTTQKRAISSYVVHSLYTGGIAPYDIGLVYTATAFQWTSAVKPVTLPSSGVVPTGSADLYGWGSTSTTTVPSYPTMLQVAKNIPIISESACVSALGTKGADVHSTNICTGPLSGGIGICTSDSGGPLVQTSNGETILIGIVSWGKIPCGQPNSPSVYVQVSDFISWISSNQ